TCAGCGAGAGCTTCATCGTCACGGCCGTTGACGATTGCACGCCCAAGGCACACGGTGAAATATGTATGTACCTGGCCGGCAAATGGTACGACCTTCAGTTTTCGGTGAATTATTTTCGTGCTCCCGATCCCATTGAACGGCTTGATGTGAGTATTCTGCAGCAGTTTGTCCTCGGGCCTGCTCTCGGCATTACCGACCCGCAAACCGATGAACGGATCGGGTTCGTAGGCGGCATTCACGGTACTGAAGAGCTTAAAAGGATCGTCGATTCGGGCGAGGCGCGAATTGCCTTCTCGCTCTTCCCGACGACGATCGACGATCTGCTGGCCGTGTCCGACATGGGCGAGATAATGCCGCCGAAATCGACCTGGTTCGAACCAAAGCTGAAAGACGGCCTATTCGTCCATTTGATCTGACCTGCTCACGTCAGCATTATATCGCGAACTCCGGAAAGCACTCCGTTCCGGTCCTTTGCCAGGCTTAGGATCGGATTAAAACCACCTTTCGTTATAACCCGCTCACGTGCTGTTATGAACCGGTCACCTTCGAACAGGATCGAATCGATCCAATCCTCTTTTCGCTCGACGGTCGTAACCGTCATATGAATGTGTTTTGCGATCGTCGAATTAGGGTACGACGCCGGCAGGATCGTCTCGAAAGAGTACTGTCCGTTCGTGTCCGTGAGCATCCATCCCCGAAATCGCCCGTGTTTGTGTTCGTTTCCTCTGCCGTAAATGCCGTGAATGTCGGTGTGGTAGGCATAGATCAGAGCATTTGCATAGGGAGTCTTGCCGTCTTTGCCGTAGACCGTTCCGCGGATCGCGATCCGCTCACCGGCTTCAGGTTTGGGCGCGATCAACGCTGCCGGTCCTACGGTGGCCGGCATATCCCTCGCACCGCACCAACTGCATGACGGGTCAGTGATCGCATTGCGCAGCAATCCCTGACGAAGATCATGAACGGCACCTTGCGCGAACATATCTGACCTGCAGCCGAACAATAACGGAAGCGAAAGGGCGATCGAGGCTGCACGAACGAATTCCCGCCTACTTGTTTGATCTGACAGTTTTGGTTCATCAAGCATCATTCCGGTTACCTCGCTTTTGAATTCTCTGCATTGAATACACCGCAAAGCGCTGATTTGTAACTAATTTGTCACCAAACGAAAAAAAGCCGTGACCGGGAGTTCCGCTTACGGGACGTTGCCACAGGAAATGCGGGTTTTGAAACCATAACTGAAGCCGACCTGCGCCCGACATAGGCGGACTATGATCGACGCGCCGGTCCAGGTCGGCGATTCCTATTTGAAAGGGCTTGCACTGTCGTGTTGATCCGGTTTCAACTGTTTGATCAGTTCACGGGTGATAATGGCCCGATCAACTGACTTTCGGCCGCTTTGTCTGTGTTAGAATCTCATCATCGCGGAGGCCGTATACACGAGATCGGAACATGATAGAGACAGCAAGGCTTCAATTTCGAAGGTTCACCCTTGACGACTTGCCATTATTGATCGAACAGCGCTCGGACCCCGAGGTGAACAAGTACCTCGGCGGGGTGCGACTTCAAAACCCGACGGCCCTGGCAACGCGGATCAGGTTCTACATCGGTTGTTACGAAAGCCACGGCGTCGGTATGTGTGCGATGATCTGGAAGGAAACGGGCGAGATAATAGGATCGGCAGGCCTACAACCGCTTGAGGGAACCGACGAGATCGAGGTCGGGTACAGTATGGTAAAGCCGTTTTGGGGCCGCGGCATCGGGACCGAGGCGGCACGCGGCTGGCTGGAATACGGTTTCGGTACTATGGGTCTCGACCGGATCGTTGCCGTTGCACAGCTTGAAAATTCTGCTTCGAGACGCATAATGGAAAAGCTGGGAATGCAGCACGAGAAGACCGAAGACCACTACGGAGCGGCGTGCGCTTTCTATGTGATCTCTAAGGCAGATTTTGAAAGGAGTTCCGGATGAAAAAATTTCTCCTCATATCGTTGTTCGCCATTCTTGTGTCCTTTTCATCGGCGCAGGAAAAAATGCCCGAAAGCCGCTGGGCATCAATGGATAAGACCCGCATTCACTATTACGACATCGGAAGCCAGAAGAATAAGAACGCGATCGTCTTCATCCACGGGTGGACCTGCAGTGCCGACTTCTGGCGAGGGAGCTACAACGAATTTCCGCAGAATCGAGTGATCGCGATCGATCTTGTCGGGCATGGTCAAAGCGATCGCCCGAACGCGATATACTCGATGGATCTTTTTGCGAAGTCGGTCGACGCAGTGCTCACCAAAGCAAAGGTCGATAAAGCGGTATTGGTCGGCCATAGCATGGGCACACCGGTCGCCCGCCAAT
The DNA window shown above is from Chloracidobacterium sp. and carries:
- a CDS encoding GNAT family N-acetyltransferase, producing MIETARLQFRRFTLDDLPLLIEQRSDPEVNKYLGGVRLQNPTALATRIRFYIGCYESHGVGMCAMIWKETGEIIGSAGLQPLEGTDEIEVGYSMVKPFWGRGIGTEAARGWLEYGFGTMGLDRIVAVAQLENSASRRIMEKLGMQHEKTEDHYGAACAFYVISKADFERSSG